The Rhododendron vialii isolate Sample 1 chromosome 5a, ASM3025357v1 genome contains a region encoding:
- the LOC131327474 gene encoding uncharacterized protein LOC131327474, giving the protein MPSISNRLSGLENLYDCVDDLLLLPQTQQRLARESNEKWVGEALDGYLRLLDACAATKDIFSQTKEDVKEQLSILRRKRDASDIGGYLASRKKAKKVIQKLLKDLKRIENKDTLNVPSLDKDHESIATFRMLNEVEAVTVSALESLLCHTLGMNVQSRSGWSLVSKLIHHKRATCQAKETFISEFEKLDAAVHSPISIATVQNQLGELELSIQVVEEVLERLLRRLIRTRVSLLNILNN; this is encoded by the coding sequence ATGCCCTCGATATCGAATAGATTAAGTGGCCTTGAAAATTTGTATGACTGTGTTGATGATTTGCTACTATTACCGCAAACCCAACAAAGATTAGCAAGAGAATCGAATGAGAAATGGGTTGGAGAAGCCTTAGATGGATATCTCAGGCTCTTGGATGCTTGTGCAGCCACTAAAGACATCTTCTCACAAACAAAGGAAGATGTGAAAGAACAACTCTCAATTCTACGAAGGAAAAGGGATGCAAGTGACATTGGTGGGTACTTAGCCTCTAGAAAGAAGGCGAAGAAGGTGATCCAGAAGTTACTCAAGGATTTGAAGAGAATCGAAAACAAAGACACACTCAATGTTCCGTCATTGGACAAAGACCATGAATCTATTGCCACTTTTAGGATGCTGAACGAGGTTGAAGCTGTCACTGTTTCCGCACTGGAGTCCTTGTTGTGCCACACTTTGGGAATGAATGTGCAATCAAGAAGTGGGTGGTCTTTGGTTTCCAAACTGATCCACCACAAGAGAGCAACGTGTCAAGCGAAGGAGACATTCATCAGTGAGTTTGAGAAATTAGATGCTGCAGTGCACTCACCCATCAGTATTGCGACAGTGCAAAACCAACTAGGAGAGTTGGAGTTGAGCATCCAAGTTGTGGAGGAAGTTCTAGAGCGCTTGCTTAGGCGTTTAATTAGAACGAGGGTTTCCCTCCTCAACATTCTCAACAACTAG
- the LOC131327475 gene encoding uncharacterized protein LOC131327475, which yields MDSSPLRSKSNYHARSVSLPSILHPLIPHIDEHLNLDGLQNMFDRLDDLLLLPHTQQAFSQQQEETYVEEVLEKYLRLLDICAAAKDVSTQTKQDVQNLLSIFRRRRDTYGFAGYLTSRKKAKKEIQKSLKELKSIKSKTIEIASDKSHGIFEILRLLNQVEAAVIGVFESLLSHIAGTKVESRVSGFSLVSKLVRRTSVASKEDETNTKAFENFDAALRSLNSHKTIKTDGVIDLEIVQNQLGVIELRIQDMEEGLECLFRRLIKTRVSLLNILNH from the coding sequence atggattCTTCTCCTTTGAGATCAAAATCGAACTACCACGCTCGTTCTGTCAGCTTGCCCTCTATACTTCACCCGCTTATTCCTCATATCGATGAGCATTTGAATCTTGACGGACTTCAAAATATGTTTGACCGTTTGGACGATTTGCTTCTATTGCCACACACTCAACAAGCCTTTTCCCAACAACAAGAGGAGACCTATGTTGAAGAGGTTTTGGAAAAGTACCTCAGGCTCTTGGATATTTGTGCTGCTGCTAAAGATGTGTCCACCCAAACAAAGCAAGATGTACAAAACCTTCTTTCCATCTTCAGGAGAAGAAGAGATACATATGGCTTTGCTGGGTACTTAACTTCTAGAAAGAAGGCAAAGAAGGAGATCCAAAAGTCTCTAAAGGAGTTGAAGAGCATCAAAAGCAAGACTATCGAAATAGCTTCCGACAAAAGCCATGGTATTTTCGAGATCCTTAGGTTGTTAAATCAGGTTGAAGCAGCCGTGATTGGGGTGTTTGAGTCTTTGTTGTCTCATATTGCGGGGACAAAGGTTGAATCAAGGGTGAGTGGATTTTCTTTAGTTTCAAAATTGGTGCGCAGGACGAGCGTTGCATCCAAAGAGGATGAAACAAACACCAAGGCATTTGAGAACTTTGATGCTGCATTGCGCTCACTCAACAGCCACAAGACAATCAAGACTGATGGTGTAATAGACCTGGAGATTGTACAAAATCAGTTAGGAGTAATAGAATTGAGGATACAAGATATGGAAGAAGGACTAGAATGCTTGTTCAGGAGGTTAATCAAAACGAGAGTTTCCCTCCTCAACATTCTCAACCACTAG
- the LOC131325555 gene encoding uncharacterized protein LOC131325555, translating to MDSSPLRSKSNYHFRSISLPSRLHPLIPQIDENLKLNGLQNMFDRLDDLLLLPHTQQAFSQRRHKTWVEEVLEKYLRLLDICAAAKDVSTQTKQDVQSLLSILRRRRDTNDFAAYLTSRKKAKKVIQKSLKDLKSIKSKSAVIAFDQSHGISEIVSLLNEVEAATIEVFESLLSYIAGTKMESRMIGFSLVSKLMNRKKVASREEETNTKAFEKFDASLHSLNSHKTSETDGVQNQLGKLELSIQDMEEGLECLFRRLIKSRVSLLNILIH from the coding sequence ATGGATTCTTCTCCTTTGAGATCAAAATCCAACTACCACTTTCGTTCTATCAGCTTGCCCTCTAGACTTCACCCACTCATTCCTCAAATCGATGAGAATTTGAAGCTTAACGGACTTCAAAATATGTTTGACCGTTTGGATGATTTGCTTCTATTGCCACACACCCAACAAGCCTTCTCCCAACGACGACACAAGACATGGGTCGAAGAGGTTTTGGAAAAGTATCTCAGGCTCTTGGATATTTGTGCTGCTGCTAAAGATGTGTCCACACAAACAAAGCAAGATGTGCAAAGCCTTCTTTCCATATTGCGGAGAAGAAGGGATACAAATGACTTTGCAGCATACTTGACTTCTAGAAAGAAGGCAAAGAAGGTGATCCAAAAGTCTCTGAAGGATTTGAAGAGTATCAAAAGCAAGTCTGCTGTTATAGCTTTCGACCAAAGCCATGGAATTTCGGAGATTGTAAGCTTGTTAAATGAGGTTGAAGCAGCCACGATTGAGGTGTTTGAGTCTTTATTGTCCTATATTGCGGGGACAAAGATGGAATCAAGGATGATTGGATTTTCCTTGGTTTCCAAACTGATGAATCGTAAGAAAGTTGCATCCCGAGAGGAAGAAACAAACACCAAGGCATTTGAGAAATTTGATGCTTCATTGCACTCACTCAACAGCCACAAGACAAGCGAGACTGATGGTGTGCAAAATCAGTTGGGAAAATTGGAATTGAGCATTCAAGACATGGAAGAAGGACTAGAATGCTTGTTTAGGCGGTTAATTAAATCTAGAGTTTCcctcctcaacattctcatcCACTAG
- the LOC131327476 gene encoding uncharacterized protein LOC131327476: MASSPLRSKSYHARSVSLPSRTRPLIPQFDDHLCRLNASSEATTSSLLSISNTISGLENVYDCVDELLRLPHTQQRLGQECNEKSVEEVLDGYLRLLDACVATKDIFSLTKEDVKEQHSNLRRKRDASDFGGYIASRKKAKKVILKLLNDLKCIKHKDILRGLSLDKSHGTIAIFSMLKEVEIVTFCALESLLCYASGRKVQSRRSGWSLVSRLMHHERAACQAKETVVSEFANIDAAIRVLVGHQPIKSVHNKNIERVQNQLGELELSIQDAEEVLERLLRRLIRTRVSLLNILTFSITRLENPGAESSYL; encoded by the coding sequence atggcaTCCTCTCCTTTGAGATCAAAATCCTACCATGCCCGTTCTGTCAGCTTGCCCTCTAGAACTCGTCCACTCATTCCTCAATTTGATGACCATTTGTGTAGACTTAATGCTTCTTCTGAGGCTACCACTTCTTCATTGCTGTCAATAAGCAATACAATAAGCGGCCTGGAAAATGTATATGACTGTGTTGATGAATTGCTCCGGCTACCTCACACACAACAAAGACTAGGCCAAGAATGTAATGAAAAATCAGTTGAAGAAGTGTTGGACGGATATCTTAGGCTCTTGGATGCTTGTGTGGCCACCAAAGACATCTTCTCACTGACAAAGGAAGACGTGAAAGAACAACACTCAAACCTGCGGAGAAAAAGGGATGCAAGTGACTTTGGTGGATACATAGCCTCTAGAAAGAAGGCGAAGAAGGTGATCCTGAAGTTACTAAATGATTTAAAGTGTATCAAACACAAAGATATACTTCGTGGTCTTTCCTTAGATAAGAGTCATGGAACTATTGCTATTTTTAGCATGTTGAAAGAGGTTGAAATTGTCACATTTTGTGCATTGGAGTCCTTGTTGTGCTATGCTTCGGGAAGAAAGGTGCAATCAAGGAGAAGTGGATGGTCATTGGTTTCCAGACTCATGCACCATGAGAGAGCAGCCTGTCAAGCAAAAGAAACAGTTGTTAGCGAATTTGCGAATATTGATGCTGCGATCCGTGTGCTCGTTGGTCATCAGCCAATCAAATCAGTCCACAACAAGAACATCGAGAGGGTGCAAAACCAGCTAGGAGAGTTGGAGTTGAGCATTCAAGATGCGGAAGAAGTTCTAGAGCGCTTGCTCAGGCGTTTAATTAGAACCAGAGTTTCCCTCCTCAACATTCTTACATTCTCAATAACTAGACTAGAAAATCCTGGAGCTGAAAGTTCATACTTGTAA